One window of Candidatus Micrarchaeota archaeon genomic DNA carries:
- a CDS encoding sodium-translocating pyrophosphatase, with product MQFYYYSLLAGIASVLFAIYAAMQVLKKPEGTPKMREIAKAIKEGASAYLNRQLQVIAVFAIVLGILFGIFLPSGLQIVLAFAVGAVASYLTAYLGMNVAVRANIRTAKSAENGVKEAFWTAILGGSVTGFAAIGFALVGLSVLLIFLTVSRIAILIGFGFGASLISLFARVGGGIYTKAADVGADLVGKTELNLPEDDPRNPAVIADNVGDNVGDCAGMAADVFESYAVTLVAALLIAAALASSAGSATSFYVTNGFAYPLYVAILGFFGSLVSIPILGRFGRKPNKALYMGMGSAVIVSALLDLALVYAMHLGMGAFIPVLSGLILAMLLFWVADYYTGSKSKSVIKIANASRSGAGTNVITGLAVGLRSTWMPVLFIVIAILVSYYTTGVYGIGIAAVGMLSLTATVLTIDSFGPITDNAGGIAEMASLPSGVRKVTDQLDALGNTTKATTKAYAIGGAALSATALLVAFAQATHLTAIDAINPSVMVGVFIGALIPFVFSSFLMESVGYAANLMVEEVRRQVKTIKGLLQGTAKPDYAKAVDIATINAIKSLAIPELIAIVTPIAVGLILGKAALGGLLVGMIPASLMLALFMANGGAAMDNAKKYIESGKFGGKGSDAHKAAVVGDTLGDPLKDTAGPALNSMIKVVSTISILLAPVFLVFTLIH from the coding sequence ATGCAATTCTACTATTATAGCTTGTTAGCTGGTATAGCGTCGGTGCTTTTCGCCATTTACGCCGCGATGCAGGTGCTCAAGAAACCTGAAGGCACCCCTAAGATGCGCGAGATAGCGAAGGCAATCAAGGAGGGCGCGAGCGCCTACCTGAACAGGCAGCTGCAGGTCATAGCTGTGTTCGCGATAGTGCTCGGCATACTTTTCGGCATATTCCTGCCCTCTGGCTTGCAGATTGTTTTGGCATTCGCAGTGGGTGCGGTTGCATCTTACCTTACTGCATACTTGGGAATGAACGTGGCAGTAAGGGCTAACATAAGGACCGCAAAGAGCGCGGAGAACGGGGTAAAGGAAGCGTTCTGGACCGCAATACTCGGCGGCTCGGTCACCGGCTTTGCAGCAATAGGGTTCGCATTGGTGGGATTGAGCGTGCTTCTGATATTCCTCACCGTATCGCGCATAGCAATACTCATAGGATTCGGGTTCGGCGCCTCGCTAATATCCCTGTTCGCAAGGGTCGGCGGTGGCATATACACGAAGGCGGCTGACGTCGGCGCGGATCTGGTCGGCAAGACCGAACTGAACCTTCCGGAAGACGACCCGAGAAACCCTGCTGTAATCGCTGACAATGTCGGAGACAACGTGGGCGACTGCGCAGGAATGGCAGCGGACGTGTTCGAAAGCTACGCTGTCACGCTGGTAGCCGCGCTCCTCATTGCGGCCGCGCTTGCATCGTCAGCAGGATCCGCAACATCATTCTACGTTACAAACGGATTTGCATACCCGCTGTACGTTGCGATACTGGGTTTCTTCGGAAGCCTTGTGAGCATTCCAATCCTCGGGCGCTTCGGCAGGAAGCCGAACAAGGCGCTCTACATGGGCATGGGATCCGCTGTTATAGTGTCTGCGCTGCTGGATCTAGCGCTCGTATACGCGATGCATCTTGGAATGGGTGCATTCATACCTGTGCTGTCAGGTCTAATACTCGCCATGCTCCTGTTCTGGGTAGCTGATTACTATACCGGGAGCAAGAGCAAGTCCGTAATCAAGATAGCCAACGCCTCAAGGAGCGGCGCGGGCACCAATGTCATAACGGGATTGGCCGTCGGGCTCCGCAGCACCTGGATGCCTGTGCTTTTCATCGTGATAGCGATACTCGTGAGCTATTACACCACCGGGGTTTACGGGATAGGCATAGCCGCAGTAGGGATGCTGTCGCTTACGGCCACGGTGCTCACGATAGACTCATTCGGCCCGATAACGGACAACGCCGGAGGCATAGCAGAGATGGCATCGCTTCCTTCCGGCGTAAGGAAAGTCACGGACCAGCTTGATGCTCTGGGCAATACCACAAAGGCAACCACAAAGGCATACGCAATTGGCGGCGCAGCCCTTTCGGCAACGGCACTGCTGGTTGCGTTTGCGCAGGCCACCCACCTGACAGCAATCGACGCGATAAACCCCTCCGTAATGGTCGGGGTTTTCATAGGCGCATTGATACCATTCGTGTTCTCTTCGTTCCTGATGGAATCTGTAGGATATGCGGCAAACCTGATGGTGGAGGAGGTAAGGAGGCAGGTCAAGACGATAAAGGGACTTCTCCAAGGCACCGCAAAGCCTGATTATGCAAAGGCCGTAGACATAGCCACGATAAACGCGATAAAGTCCCTTGCAATACCAGAGCTCATAGCAATAGTAACCCCAATAGCTGTAGGGCTTATACTCGGAAAGGCCGCGCTTGGCGGGCTGCTTGTTGGGATGATACCTGCAAGCCTGATGCTTGCACTGTTCATGGCAAACGGCGGGGCCGCAATGGACAACGCGAAGAAGTACATAGAGTCAGGCAAGTTCGGCGGCAAGGGCAGCGATGCGCACAAGGCGGCAGTAGTTGGCGATACGCTCGGGGACCCGCTAAAGGATACCGCAGGCCCTGCACTCAACTCAATGATAAAAGTGGTGAGCACGATATCGATACTTCTTGCGCCGGTGTTCCTGGTGTTCACGCTCATACATTAA
- the ftsZ gene encoding cell division protein FtsZ: MVNGGMMDALSPDDEEILRFIESAKPKIFVVGTGGSGTNTINRLFSIGVQSATLVSMNTDAAHLVKMKADRKLLLGKKLTRGLGAGSDIRVGEGAAVESKEEIRHLFGDANLVFITCGLGGGTGTGSISTIAQIAKDAGALTVAIVTLPFTSEGRTRMRNALEGLSKLRRVTDTTIIIHNDKLLSVAPDLPLNMAFRVSDEVLAGATKGIVEMVTKPGMVNIDFADLKAVLKDSGYAVIGSGEGMATNGGTSRAVVALENAIKSPMLDADFTTARKALVNIVGGDSLTLREAETVFQDIAGRISGEAMLKWGARIDPEMQKDALKVMIVVSGVEFPEYTEEGIKKRMQNMEDNIEIENLE, translated from the coding sequence ATGGTCAATGGTGGTATGATGGATGCCCTGAGCCCGGATGACGAGGAGATTCTCCGGTTTATTGAAAGCGCAAAGCCCAAGATATTTGTTGTTGGGACCGGAGGGAGCGGAACCAACACCATAAACAGGCTGTTCAGCATCGGCGTCCAGAGCGCCACCCTAGTATCGATGAATACCGATGCGGCGCATCTCGTGAAGATGAAGGCCGACAGGAAGCTGCTCCTCGGGAAGAAGCTGACAAGGGGGCTTGGCGCGGGCAGCGACATAAGGGTCGGCGAAGGCGCGGCAGTGGAAAGCAAGGAGGAGATAAGGCACCTTTTCGGCGACGCGAATTTGGTGTTCATAACATGCGGCCTCGGAGGGGGCACCGGAACAGGGTCCATAAGCACGATAGCGCAGATAGCCAAGGATGCCGGGGCGCTGACCGTAGCTATAGTTACGCTCCCGTTTACGAGCGAGGGCAGGACAAGGATGCGAAACGCGCTGGAGGGGCTGTCGAAGCTCAGGAGGGTAACAGACACCACAATCATAATACACAACGACAAGCTCCTTTCTGTTGCCCCTGACCTGCCCTTGAACATGGCATTCAGGGTATCGGACGAGGTGCTTGCAGGTGCCACCAAGGGGATAGTGGAAATGGTAACCAAGCCCGGAATGGTAAACATAGACTTTGCAGACCTCAAGGCGGTGCTTAAGGACTCGGGCTATGCAGTCATAGGCAGCGGGGAGGGCATGGCGACCAACGGTGGCACAAGCAGGGCTGTAGTGGCGCTTGAAAACGCGATAAAGAGCCCTATGCTCGATGCTGATTTCACCACCGCCAGGAAGGCGCTTGTCAATATCGTTGGAGGGGACAGCCTTACCCTCAGGGAGGCAGAGACGGTCTTCCAGGACATAGCAGGAAGGATAAGCGGAGAGGCGATGCTGAAGTGGGGCGCAAGGATAGACCCGGAGATGCAGAAGGATGCGCTCAAGGTGATGATTGTCGTGAGCGGGGTTGAGTTCCCGGAATACACAGAGGAAGGCATAAAGAAGCGGATGCAGAACATGGAGGACAACATCGAAATAGAGAACCTTGAATGA
- a CDS encoding deoxyhypusine synthase yields MPRKIDPKKALFRKSVELGHGKIRGYDFEKGFDAAGFFESYKDTGFQATNLGKAIDLLKRMQKDKAIIFLGFTSNVSTSGLRDILTYLVKGRKVHFLVTTTGGLEEDIIKTHGSFLHGSFSADGAYLRKNGVNRTGNIFIPNERYIWFEKFMRRILEKAYARQKASGELVDSVDFVKHMGKALEGLPNHKESFTYWAYRNGIPLLCVPLADGAIGDHIYFFKKEHRDFEIGLAKEVELLYDTVINAEKTGAILLGGSVPKHHIMNALMLREGADYTIYVNTAYEQDGSNAGANPEEAKSWGKAALDGNNIKVWGDASIIFPILVAAGFKLAEKAKPAKAKL; encoded by the coding sequence ATGCCAAGGAAAATAGACCCGAAAAAGGCGCTGTTCAGGAAGAGCGTGGAGCTGGGGCACGGCAAAATCCGCGGGTACGACTTCGAAAAGGGGTTTGATGCCGCTGGGTTTTTCGAATCCTACAAGGATACGGGCTTCCAGGCAACCAACCTTGGAAAGGCTATAGACCTGCTCAAGAGGATGCAGAAGGACAAGGCAATCATATTCCTAGGGTTCACCTCCAACGTGTCCACGAGCGGGTTGAGGGACATCCTCACCTACCTTGTTAAGGGCAGGAAGGTGCATTTCCTAGTTACAACTACGGGAGGCCTCGAAGAGGACATAATCAAGACCCACGGCAGCTTCCTGCATGGGTCATTCTCTGCCGATGGCGCCTACCTCAGGAAAAACGGGGTGAACAGGACGGGGAACATATTCATACCCAACGAGCGGTACATATGGTTCGAGAAGTTCATGCGAAGAATTCTGGAAAAGGCATATGCAAGGCAGAAAGCATCGGGGGAATTGGTGGATAGCGTGGATTTCGTGAAGCATATGGGCAAGGCCCTTGAGGGGCTCCCGAACCACAAGGAGAGCTTTACCTATTGGGCATACAGGAACGGCATACCCCTGCTATGCGTACCGCTGGCCGACGGCGCAATAGGCGACCACATCTACTTCTTCAAGAAAGAGCACAGGGATTTCGAGATCGGCCTTGCAAAGGAGGTGGAGCTGCTTTACGACACTGTTATAAATGCGGAAAAGACCGGGGCAATACTGCTCGGCGGATCCGTGCCGAAACACCACATAATGAATGCGCTCATGCTGCGAGAGGGCGCTGATTATACGATTTACGTTAATACCGCATACGAGCAAGACGGCAGCAACGCCGGCGCGAACCCGGAAGAGGCAAAAAGCTGGGGCAAGGCCGCGCTTGACGGGAACAACATAAAGGTATGGGGCGACGCAAGCATAATATTTCCAATACTCGTAGCCGCAGGCTTCAAGCTTGCCGAAAAGGCTAAACCAGCAAAGGCGAAATTATAA
- a CDS encoding Kae1-associated serine/threonine protein kinase — MDKISEGAESSIYSVNFMGLDGILKRRMSKPYRIREIDESIRTRRTRKEARIMGIVSSLGINSPTVLLADRYDILMSRIRGSSMNRILESNTGKIPRSVFSEIGRGIAVLHNNNITHGDYTPANIMIDKKQNAHIIDFGLSDISLSAEDKAMDILLMKRSIDEAHFGVFIKSYKAACKESASILKRLEDIEKRGRYNTRTLLTV; from the coding sequence ATGGACAAGATCTCGGAAGGAGCTGAATCATCCATATACTCGGTGAATTTCATGGGGCTTGACGGCATACTGAAGAGGAGGATGAGCAAGCCATACAGGATAAGGGAGATAGACGAAAGTATAAGGACTAGGAGGACGAGGAAGGAGGCAAGGATAATGGGAATCGTATCATCATTGGGGATAAATTCGCCCACAGTCCTGCTTGCGGACAGGTATGACATATTGATGAGCAGGATCAGGGGCAGCAGCATGAACCGGATTCTTGAATCCAATACTGGAAAAATACCGCGCAGCGTGTTCTCGGAAATAGGCAGGGGCATTGCGGTGCTGCACAACAACAACATAACCCACGGAGATTATACCCCTGCAAACATAATGATTGACAAAAAGCAGAATGCGCACATTATAGATTTTGGATTGTCAGACATAAGCCTTTCCGCGGAGGACAAGGCGATGGACATATTATTGATGAAAAGGTCAATAGATGAAGCGCATTTCGGCGTTTTTATCAAAAGCTACAAAGCGGCATGCAAGGAAAGCGCATCGATACTGAAAAGGCTTGAAGATATAGAGAAAAGGGGAAGATACAATACAAGGACTCTTTTGACAGTCTGA
- the tsaD gene encoding tRNA (adenosine(37)-N6)-threonylcarbamoyltransferase complex transferase subunit TsaD, which yields MPVLGIESSAHTLGIGIVENGKVIANERLMYNITDKGIIPARVADFHAGNVKKALTRALNSADLRMGDIDAVGYTKGPGLGACLEVAQVAAKSLSGRYKVPIFPVNHAVAHIEIVKSVSGMKDPLAVYVSGGNSQILGISEEPYRHYHIYGETFDIGIGNMLDTFARAAKLNPAWGSTVAKSALGGKYIQMPYTVKGMDFTFTGLLTNAIGLLERNGLKDVSYSLQETAFSMLCEATERAMLLTRKRELALCGGVAQSDRLKEMLKAVSKSHGVLFGVAPNEFNADNGAMIAIVAERMLEMGIKVRKSECTVSQKYRIDKIRLV from the coding sequence ATGCCAGTTCTAGGTATAGAGAGCAGCGCGCACACTTTGGGCATAGGCATTGTCGAGAATGGAAAGGTAATAGCCAACGAAAGGCTGATGTACAACATAACTGACAAGGGCATAATACCCGCAAGGGTTGCAGACTTCCACGCCGGTAACGTCAAAAAGGCATTGACCAGGGCCCTGAATTCCGCGGATCTGAGAATGGGGGACATAGACGCGGTCGGCTACACAAAGGGGCCGGGGTTAGGGGCATGCCTGGAGGTTGCGCAGGTTGCTGCTAAATCCCTTTCAGGCCGCTATAAAGTTCCCATATTCCCAGTCAACCACGCGGTTGCGCACATAGAGATAGTGAAATCAGTTTCCGGCATGAAAGATCCGCTCGCGGTTTATGTAAGCGGAGGCAATTCCCAGATACTCGGTATATCGGAAGAGCCGTACAGGCATTACCACATATACGGGGAAACATTCGACATAGGGATAGGAAACATGCTTGACACATTCGCGCGCGCGGCAAAACTGAACCCCGCGTGGGGCTCTACCGTAGCAAAGTCGGCGCTTGGGGGAAAATACATACAAATGCCGTACACGGTAAAGGGCATGGATTTCACATTTACAGGGCTTCTCACCAATGCAATCGGATTGCTCGAGAGGAACGGCTTGAAGGATGTCTCGTATTCGCTGCAGGAAACGGCTTTCTCGATGCTGTGCGAGGCAACGGAAAGGGCAATGCTCCTTACCAGGAAGAGGGAACTGGCATTGTGCGGCGGAGTAGCGCAGAGCGACCGCCTGAAGGAGATGCTCAAGGCGGTATCAAAAAGCCATGGTGTGCTATTCGGGGTTGCGCCTAACGAGTTCAATGCGGACAACGGCGCGATGATAGCGATAGTTGCGGAAAGAATGCTTGAGATGGGCATCAAGGTACGCAAGTCCGAATGCACGGTGAGCCAAAAATACAGGATAGATAAAATACGGCTGGTGTGA
- the rpmC gene encoding 50S ribosomal protein L29, whose translation MFDIKVKDIRALSDDSLKTTLGQLVLELNIEKRKSASTGVSSKTANTRTVRRTIARINTILKERGAKV comes from the coding sequence GTGTTTGATATAAAGGTAAAGGACATTAGGGCCCTGTCTGACGATTCGCTGAAGACCACGCTTGGCCAGCTAGTTCTTGAGCTCAACATAGAGAAGAGGAAGAGCGCATCTACTGGTGTTTCAAGCAAGACGGCAAATACTAGGACCGTAAGGCGCACTATAGCAAGGATAAACACGATACTTAAGGAGAGAGGTGCGAAGGTATAA
- the yciH gene encoding stress response translation initiation inhibitor YciH: MAEICPKCGLPTDICVCNILDRETETKIKVYTKKAKFDKYVTIVEGINPDEIDRTTKSLKRILACGGTSKDNLIELQGDHKQATKKALISIGYKESSVDMT; this comes from the coding sequence ATGGCGGAAATCTGTCCCAAATGCGGTTTGCCGACTGATATATGTGTATGCAACATACTGGACAGGGAGACCGAGACAAAGATAAAGGTCTACACAAAGAAGGCCAAATTTGACAAGTATGTCACTATTGTCGAGGGGATAAACCCGGACGAGATAGACAGGACCACAAAAAGCCTGAAGCGTATTCTCGCGTGCGGCGGTACGAGCAAGGACAATCTCATAGAATTGCAGGGAGACCACAAGCAAGCTACTAAAAAGGCGCTCATAAGCATAGGATACAAGGAATCCAGCGTCGACATGACGTAA
- a CDS encoding DEAD/DEAH box helicase: MIKTHEAQPPASLLSLVRGDASTEDDTSQKGKGWSALGEPAKLIKTEDMEFRDYQSKIIASIFSGKNTLVIVPTGKGKTVMEIFSAAKAISEGKKALFVASTRPLVEQHYNESANAFRDNGRIAILTGETRRKDRDGLSSKADIIIATPETVLNEAKKGNLKLDVFGMLIIDECQRTRGEYAYTHLARMFRRKDTQIVAFTGSLSSRTAVADSIIEALGIENIQVREKSDSDIMHYMMPVNVRKIVVEKSETMLAVEKRFQGMMNVYFESMRKVGLVGEDKGFEEMPRAEFMKIRSAANMLMGKVYNRELEWDRRDDAIAGVKSFYKLMYMSHAYDLLETQGFGPTLDYLKQLKGKKGKSKSLSELLENSSNLKEAARILERALDSGEEHPKLGVLVDSIKANGKDKVMVFVHYRPTVKMIVRKLRENGIESMPFMGKKEGITDKQQRQTLEDYSKSKFKVLVSTLIGEEGIDIKAEPSLVICYDTVPSAIRNVQRKGRTGRNMPGNAIILVTKGTKDEAYYNISAWREYSMERITKKLRHYSAPAATTEPARTGKTETANAVQQSKPAKQLDLFDFRRLETFEYPD; the protein is encoded by the coding sequence ATGATAAAAACCCACGAGGCGCAACCCCCGGCATCGCTGCTATCCCTGGTCAGGGGCGACGCCAGCACGGAAGACGACACCTCGCAAAAGGGCAAAGGGTGGTCTGCCCTCGGAGAGCCTGCCAAGCTGATAAAGACCGAGGATATGGAATTCAGGGACTACCAGTCCAAGATTATAGCTTCCATATTCTCCGGAAAGAACACGCTGGTCATAGTGCCGACGGGAAAGGGGAAGACGGTAATGGAGATCTTTTCTGCAGCAAAGGCCATTTCCGAAGGGAAAAAGGCCCTGTTCGTAGCATCGACAAGGCCGCTTGTGGAGCAGCACTACAACGAATCTGCAAATGCATTCAGGGACAACGGGCGCATTGCAATCCTGACGGGGGAGACGCGACGCAAGGATCGTGATGGGCTGTCAAGTAAAGCGGATATTATTATTGCAACCCCTGAAACTGTGCTGAACGAGGCGAAGAAGGGAAACCTTAAACTTGATGTATTCGGCATGCTGATTATAGATGAATGCCAGAGGACGCGCGGAGAATACGCATACACCCACCTTGCAAGGATGTTCAGGAGAAAAGACACACAGATTGTAGCATTCACCGGCTCGCTGAGCAGCAGGACGGCAGTTGCGGATAGCATAATAGAGGCACTCGGAATTGAAAACATACAGGTCAGGGAGAAAAGCGACAGCGACATAATGCACTACATGATGCCCGTTAATGTAAGGAAAATCGTTGTGGAAAAATCAGAGACGATGCTTGCTGTAGAGAAGCGTTTCCAGGGCATGATGAATGTATACTTCGAATCGATGAGAAAGGTGGGCCTTGTGGGCGAAGACAAGGGCTTCGAGGAAATGCCGCGCGCAGAATTCATGAAGATAAGGTCGGCTGCAAACATGCTTATGGGAAAAGTATATAACAGGGAATTGGAATGGGACAGGCGCGATGACGCCATTGCAGGCGTGAAAAGCTTCTACAAGCTGATGTATATGTCGCATGCCTACGACCTCCTGGAAACGCAGGGCTTCGGGCCAACACTGGATTACCTAAAACAGCTAAAGGGCAAGAAGGGCAAGAGCAAAAGCCTTTCCGAGCTCCTTGAGAACAGCAGCAACCTGAAGGAGGCCGCAAGGATCCTGGAGAGGGCATTGGATTCCGGCGAGGAGCATCCCAAGCTCGGCGTCCTGGTGGACTCGATAAAGGCCAATGGCAAAGACAAGGTGATGGTGTTCGTGCATTACAGGCCCACGGTGAAGATGATAGTAAGAAAGCTGAGGGAGAACGGGATAGAATCAATGCCTTTCATGGGGAAAAAGGAAGGAATAACCGATAAGCAGCAGAGGCAGACGCTTGAGGATTACTCCAAATCCAAGTTCAAGGTTCTGGTATCGACGCTTATAGGCGAAGAGGGCATAGACATAAAGGCCGAGCCCAGCTTGGTGATATGCTACGATACGGTTCCCAGCGCCATCAGGAACGTCCAGAGGAAGGGGCGCACCGGCAGGAACATGCCCGGCAACGCGATAATACTGGTGACGAAAGGCACCAAGGACGAGGCTTACTACAACATATCCGCGTGGCGCGAGTACAGCATGGAAAGGATCACGAAAAAACTAAGGCATTATTCAGCCCCAGCTGCAACGACTGAGCCTGCAAGAACAGGAAAAACAGAAACCGCAAACGCGGTTCAGCAAAGCAAGCCAGCAAAGCAGCTTGATCTTTTCGATTTTAGGAGGCTCGAGACGTTCGAGTATCCCGACTAG
- the lonB gene encoding ATP-dependent protease LonB — MAKTTENVKIPSKLIDQVIGQKKAVDIIKKAAKQRRNVLLIGSPGTGKTMLAQAMAELLPPTELEDILVYRNFNDENVPIVKAVKTYPDQKSLEKLGDGQGRLILQKERMKNRLAMNKGNSAIGPIVTVLVLILMGLTLFGVIKGYNIIVVAAVILGIMVFGSVALLVSGLARRVGLPGMSEGNEPKLIVDDSGLTHAPFTDATGAKAGALFGDVRHDPLQSGGLGTPAHLRVESGAVHKANKGVLFIDEVSNLDPRSQQELLTALQEKKYSITGQSEMSSGALVKTEPVPSDFILVAAGNVQDLQRMHPALRSRIRGYGYEVFMESTMDDTAANRALLVQFIAQEIKKDKKIPQFEQSAIDEIIEEAKRRAGRKNRLTLILRDLGGLVRAAGDIAIEKKKKLVTKEDVIDAKNLASPIESQIVLQELEFRKDYRVFTTHGYAIGKVNGLAVMGSSSTYAGVVIPIVSEVAPAGSRSEGKFIPTGKLGKVANEAVKNVSAIIKKHMGRDIANYDMHVQFLQIEGVEGDSASISVAVSIISAMENVPIDQSIAMTGSLSVRGEVLPVGGVTSKVEAAVQAGIKKVIVPASNADDVVLSKDKLKGVEILPVKTLAEVLKYALKDSKRKEDIIKELENYELSSSGQRRHDHNVKTGAPVGQEGEPAQKPKAKKHAKPRGKRAR; from the coding sequence ATGGCTAAAACCACCGAAAACGTAAAGATACCTAGCAAGCTCATCGATCAGGTCATAGGGCAGAAAAAGGCAGTCGACATAATAAAGAAAGCCGCAAAGCAAAGGAGGAACGTACTGCTGATAGGATCCCCTGGAACCGGAAAGACGATGCTGGCGCAGGCAATGGCCGAGCTGCTGCCGCCTACGGAGCTTGAGGACATACTCGTGTACAGGAACTTCAACGACGAAAACGTCCCGATAGTCAAGGCCGTCAAGACGTATCCGGACCAGAAGTCTCTGGAGAAGCTCGGGGACGGGCAGGGCAGGCTGATACTGCAGAAGGAGCGCATGAAAAACAGGCTAGCTATGAACAAGGGCAATTCTGCAATAGGGCCAATAGTAACCGTGCTTGTCCTGATCCTCATGGGCCTGACGCTCTTCGGAGTTATAAAGGGATACAACATAATAGTTGTGGCTGCTGTGATTCTCGGGATAATGGTATTCGGATCCGTCGCGCTGCTCGTAAGCGGGCTTGCCAGAAGGGTAGGGCTCCCGGGAATGTCTGAGGGCAACGAGCCTAAGCTGATAGTTGACGACTCTGGTCTTACGCATGCCCCGTTCACTGATGCTACAGGAGCCAAAGCAGGAGCTCTGTTCGGAGACGTGCGGCACGACCCACTGCAATCCGGCGGCCTGGGAACGCCGGCGCATCTTAGGGTAGAGAGCGGGGCCGTCCACAAGGCCAACAAGGGCGTTCTTTTCATTGACGAGGTGTCAAATCTTGATCCGAGGTCGCAGCAGGAGCTTCTGACTGCACTGCAGGAGAAGAAATACTCGATAACGGGCCAGAGCGAGATGAGCTCAGGCGCGCTCGTAAAAACGGAGCCGGTGCCCTCCGACTTCATACTTGTCGCAGCAGGAAACGTCCAGGACCTGCAGCGCATGCATCCTGCCCTGAGGTCGAGGATAAGGGGCTACGGGTACGAGGTGTTCATGGAATCCACGATGGATGACACTGCCGCTAACCGCGCACTGCTCGTGCAGTTCATAGCACAGGAGATAAAGAAGGACAAGAAGATACCACAGTTTGAGCAGAGCGCCATAGACGAGATAATAGAGGAGGCTAAGAGGAGGGCAGGCAGGAAGAACAGGCTTACGCTCATACTCAGGGATCTTGGAGGGCTTGTAAGGGCTGCAGGGGACATAGCAATAGAAAAAAAGAAGAAGCTCGTGACAAAGGAGGACGTGATCGACGCAAAGAACCTCGCGTCGCCCATAGAATCGCAGATAGTGCTTCAGGAGCTTGAGTTCAGGAAGGACTACAGGGTGTTTACAACCCACGGCTACGCGATAGGCAAGGTCAACGGCCTGGCTGTTATGGGCAGCAGCTCCACATATGCAGGTGTCGTTATACCCATAGTTTCCGAGGTGGCTCCCGCTGGCTCAAGGTCCGAGGGCAAATTCATACCAACCGGAAAGCTGGGCAAGGTTGCCAACGAGGCGGTGAAGAACGTAAGCGCGATAATAAAGAAGCACATGGGCAGGGACATAGCCAACTACGACATGCATGTACAGTTCCTCCAGATAGAGGGCGTTGAGGGAGACAGCGCAAGCATATCCGTAGCTGTCAGCATAATATCAGCAATGGAGAACGTGCCAATAGACCAATCCATAGCTATGACAGGATCATTGTCTGTGAGGGGCGAGGTGCTGCCTGTTGGCGGCGTCACGAGCAAGGTCGAAGCCGCTGTGCAGGCAGGGATAAAGAAGGTCATAGTCCCTGCAAGCAATGCCGACGACGTGGTCCTGAGCAAGGACAAGCTCAAGGGCGTAGAGATACTGCCGGTAAAGACCCTTGCGGAGGTGCTGAAATACGCGCTCAAGGACAGCAAGCGCAAGGAGGACATAATAAAGGAGCTCGAGAACTACGAGCTCTCGTCATCAGGCCAGCGTAGGCACGACCACAACGTCAAGACTGGTGCGCCTGTAGGACAGGAAGGGGAGCCTGCACAAAAACCCAAAGCGAAAAAACACGCAAAACCAAGGGGCAAAAGAGCAAGATGA